A genomic region of Natrarchaeobaculum sulfurireducens contains the following coding sequences:
- a CDS encoding ISH3 family transposase, which produces MNIPLLKEVLTDPDEFISNRQLKALSLELLLLIPMPGIEGSPLDPGDIMEVVLRAAAGTTSVNGVTTNTEETPNREPVMDWLHTIQKDPMLDAVNDILATLVMTVLDRRRSRTVCIDFMDNPFHGTPRSDGETRRMAARDGTTQCHRYCTAFVIAQGKPLTLAVEPVAGEDSKADAVERLLARVETYPFEIDRILMDRDAYVGKLIGVLRESAPPVFPVKTGKASIRKKLSVTASYMTEETICEGKEHEQTFPMAVNVTYQNGDRGKSGVKATGYAAFGLEDRTPAQVATIYNKRSQIEKSYEKFREARALTTTPSTTIRLFYVGVGFLLEQLWLVLQWAVLARPRRGGRALPVEFTFGDAFLYGVVRELDRDLGWKEKHRTNGTGLPPGCDHGLG; this is translated from the coding sequence ATGAACATCCCCTTGCTCAAGGAAGTTCTCACAGATCCGGACGAGTTCATTTCGAACCGGCAACTCAAGGCTCTTTCTCTGGAGCTGCTCCTGTTGATTCCGATGCCGGGAATCGAGGGCTCGCCCCTCGATCCCGGCGACATCATGGAAGTCGTTCTTCGAGCCGCCGCTGGGACAACCTCTGTTAACGGCGTCACGACCAACACAGAGGAAACACCCAATAGAGAGCCCGTCATGGACTGGCTCCACACGATCCAGAAAGACCCGATGCTGGACGCCGTTAACGATATTCTCGCTACGCTGGTGATGACGGTTCTCGACCGCCGCAGGTCGAGAACCGTCTGTATCGACTTCATGGACAACCCTTTTCACGGAACTCCCAGAAGTGACGGCGAGACCAGACGGATGGCTGCTCGGGACGGGACTACCCAGTGTCATCGCTACTGCACAGCGTTCGTGATTGCGCAGGGAAAGCCGCTGACACTCGCGGTTGAACCGGTTGCTGGCGAAGATAGCAAGGCCGACGCGGTCGAGCGACTGCTCGCCCGCGTCGAGACGTATCCATTTGAGATCGACCGTATTCTCATGGATCGAGACGCCTACGTCGGGAAGCTGATTGGCGTCCTCCGAGAGAGTGCACCGCCAGTCTTCCCGGTTAAGACCGGGAAGGCGTCGATCCGAAAGAAGCTCTCCGTAACAGCGTCATACATGACCGAGGAGACGATTTGTGAGGGGAAAGAGCACGAACAGACGTTTCCGATGGCAGTGAACGTCACTTACCAGAACGGTGACCGTGGAAAGTCTGGCGTGAAGGCGACCGGATACGCGGCGTTCGGTCTGGAAGACCGGACGCCGGCGCAGGTTGCGACGATCTACAACAAGCGATCACAGATCGAAAAGAGCTACGAGAAGTTCCGTGAGGCGCGTGCACTGACGACAACACCGTCAACGACGATTCGTCTCTTCTACGTGGGTGTCGGGTTCTTGTTAGAGCAGCTCTGGCTGGTATTACAGTGGGCCGTGCTCGCCCGGCCACGCCGTGGCGGGCGAGCACTTCCCGTTGAGTTCACGTTCGGAGATGCGTTTCTCTACGGAGTCGTCCGGGAGTTAGACCGGGATCTGGGATGGAAAGAGAAGCATCGGACGAACGGTACCGGATTGCCACCTGGATGTGATCACGGACTCGGCTGA
- a CDS encoding AAA family ATPase, whose translation MPIEDTLARFSDIDGSDEIVRPIALIAEMASRLREAPPINIHTEFSGSFDDDLLEGLYFPDSEQEILDQIHAALHAGKHVILTGPPGTGKTEIAQRVTNKIAQEFPWMYSGSQMTTATSDWSTFDTVGGYMPEEDEDTDGDLSFSPGIVLNRFRDRETETPQNEPLVIDELNRADIDKAFGQLFTVLSGQSVQLPYTKNSKEVEIVTAGQLDELPSAHQYAVPESWVIFATMNTYDKTSLYEMSYAFMRRFSFIPVDVPELPEEEDPDEEDALQKLMKGYESTWDGIDADTDELLAVGRVWRNANNEVDGWAIGPALVQDILATITQYPRSDTELKPRLTNAVISYIFPQLEGVPERKQIVNSIKDSPEVNEDKITEGAREILQVSFEGDE comes from the coding sequence ATGCCTATTGAGGACACCTTAGCTCGCTTTAGCGATATCGATGGTTCGGATGAAATCGTCCGTCCTATCGCACTAATAGCAGAGATGGCATCCCGACTCCGAGAAGCACCGCCGATCAACATCCACACCGAGTTCTCGGGATCATTCGATGACGATCTGCTGGAAGGACTCTATTTCCCCGACAGCGAACAGGAGATACTGGACCAGATCCATGCAGCCCTCCACGCTGGAAAGCATGTCATCCTCACAGGGCCACCAGGAACAGGCAAAACAGAGATCGCACAGCGTGTAACCAATAAAATCGCCCAGGAATTTCCCTGGATGTACTCGGGCTCCCAGATGACAACGGCTACCTCCGACTGGTCGACCTTCGACACGGTCGGCGGTTACATGCCTGAAGAAGACGAGGACACAGATGGAGACCTATCCTTCTCTCCAGGCATCGTCCTCAACCGGTTCAGAGATAGAGAAACTGAGACTCCTCAGAACGAACCGCTTGTGATTGACGAGTTAAACCGAGCTGATATTGACAAAGCGTTCGGACAGCTATTTACTGTTCTATCAGGTCAATCCGTCCAGCTACCATACACCAAGAACAGCAAAGAAGTCGAGATCGTAACCGCTGGTCAACTTGACGAGCTACCGAGTGCTCACCAGTACGCTGTGCCGGAGTCTTGGGTCATCTTTGCCACGATGAATACCTACGACAAGACTTCACTGTATGAGATGAGTTATGCCTTCATGCGGCGTTTCTCCTTCATCCCCGTCGATGTCCCTGAGCTTCCAGAAGAGGAGGACCCGGATGAGGAGGATGCCCTTCAAAAGCTCATGAAAGGGTACGAATCTACCTGGGACGGGATCGATGCGGATACTGACGAATTACTCGCAGTTGGCCGTGTCTGGAGGAACGCTAATAATGAGGTTGACGGCTGGGCGATCGGTCCCGCTCTCGTACAGGATATCCTCGCTACGATAACACAGTACCCCCGGTCTGATACTGAGTTGAAGCCACGCCTCACGAACGCGGTAATCAGTTACATCTTCCCGCAACTAGAAGGCGTCCCAGAGCGGAAGCAGATTGTCAACAGTATCAAAGACTCACCGGAAGTCAACGAGGACAAAATCACAGAAGGGGCTAGAGAGATACTTCAGGTATCCTTTGAAGGCGATGAATAG
- a CDS encoding DNA adenine methylase: MTKSVFPFPGGKSYLAPWIIEHFPEHKCYVEVFGGSGAVLVNKPESHTEVYNDLDGDLVQFFKILREREDELIDWLNKTPYAREQHQEWKEDFYSGERPDDSIERAGRFFYLRYSQYAAKYRTASGFASAHQRNKARKLRNATEKLYEFADRFKNVQIENLDYADLIDRYDSEDTFFYCDPPYVDEGDALYRHDGDFDHERFVDTLSETEGKWAVSYQRIPEGLQDYTIVEKGRSQFMNKQHDNDSRSIEVTERLILNYDMDEAGTFEFDDTEQTTLDGLGTEE, translated from the coding sequence GTGACAAAGTCTGTGTTTCCATTTCCGGGAGGGAAATCCTATCTAGCTCCCTGGATCATCGAGCACTTCCCGGAGCATAAGTGCTACGTGGAGGTCTTTGGCGGTAGCGGTGCTGTCTTAGTGAATAAGCCTGAGAGCCATACTGAGGTCTACAATGACTTGGACGGTGATCTCGTCCAGTTTTTCAAGATTCTGCGCGAGAGAGAAGATGAGCTAATCGACTGGCTTAATAAAACTCCGTACGCACGAGAGCAGCATCAAGAGTGGAAAGAGGACTTCTATTCCGGCGAAAGACCTGACGACTCGATTGAGCGGGCAGGCCGGTTCTTCTACCTCAGGTATTCACAATACGCTGCAAAGTACCGGACTGCATCTGGATTTGCCTCAGCCCACCAGCGGAACAAGGCACGTAAGCTGAGGAACGCCACGGAGAAGCTATACGAGTTCGCAGACCGGTTCAAAAATGTCCAAATCGAGAATCTTGACTATGCAGATCTGATCGACCGCTACGATAGTGAAGACACGTTCTTCTATTGCGACCCGCCCTACGTCGATGAGGGGGACGCTCTGTACCGTCACGACGGGGACTTCGACCACGAGCGATTCGTGGATACTCTAAGCGAGACAGAAGGTAAATGGGCAGTATCGTACCAGCGAATCCCTGAAGGCCTGCAAGATTACACCATAGTGGAGAAAGGCCGGTCCCAGTTCATGAACAAGCAGCACGATAACGACAGCCGGTCTATCGAGGTAACCGAACGTCTCATCCTCAACTACGACATGGACGAGGCAGGAACCTTCGAGTTTGACGATACCGAGCAGACAACCCTAGATGGACTTGGAACCGAGGAATAG
- a CDS encoding DUF1156 domain-containing protein, translating to MSKENSRRPIEISFPIEGVNEIASKEGHAKRYYRPVYTMHKYWARRLGSVFRTMLLYSLAEDEIHIKENGQESFEELPDVDWDNPEALWDYYLEDVDFGDKTVLDPFMGGGTTIVEALRMGCNVIGSDLNPVAWFTVKKEIEPVDIDDLQEAYDEIYESVGEEILEYYQTPCPDCDNMADAMYYFWVKEIECLNCGHDIPLFKGYYFANSRSSNDSYKNVLCPDCWTVQQTDDHTTETTCVDDSCGNKFMPKEGTASGQNYTCPDCGVRSKIIDATKRFGKPDSQMYAVEYYCDSCDDKGYKDPTDHDLELYESASKELEEEWDELPIPEQDRYQGSSDRAWNHGYHKYHQMFNDRQLLLLGRLLNEIDDIEDQNVKEFLLTTFSAMLESNNMFCMYNRVANKLEPIYNYNTIIARHTPVEGNVWGSDYGRGTFKGMFDKTKAAKEWCQSPVEKYIDEDGNSQDKQMQTPVEGVLVDDASHLGEEGNSFLRCGTSEYLPIEDKSVDAIITDPPYYDNEMYAELSDFYYVWLHEVLSDTYDHFQGERTPKKSEAVVDPAKDVEDKRTEEHYIETLTNVFNESRRKLADDGIMAFTFHHKETEAWGSTLQSVLDADFYISALYPVNSETRGGTRHGRATVDYDTIIVCRKRQEDPKEVSWKSLEDDIYFRAEDEIDRLEQAGRRLTGGDIFVVAMGKCLEIFSKHYPNVTRDGEQMDVVEAVDAIKEIVDEQLLEERFQILSEEMDPLSAVYLTHVLGRGEELSFNALNKDLRQRGVDVAELVHEDLLEQQGDDLVILDPFERADCLENKNEPLSIDKAHYLYYLFETDQLAKRFGKWTDEGAINALHRLSEIEGDDDYDDIAEYVKEQSDTQLEIEDFR from the coding sequence ATGAGCAAGGAAAACAGTCGTCGACCTATCGAGATTTCGTTCCCAATTGAGGGGGTCAACGAAATCGCATCGAAGGAAGGCCATGCCAAGCGCTACTACCGGCCTGTCTACACAATGCACAAGTACTGGGCCAGGCGACTGGGCTCGGTCTTCCGCACCATGCTCCTGTACTCCCTAGCGGAGGATGAAATCCATATCAAGGAGAACGGCCAGGAGAGTTTCGAGGAGTTACCGGACGTCGACTGGGATAATCCAGAGGCCCTATGGGACTACTACTTGGAAGACGTCGACTTTGGCGATAAGACTGTTCTCGACCCATTCATGGGCGGGGGAACCACGATCGTTGAAGCCCTGCGGATGGGCTGCAACGTCATCGGCAGCGATCTAAACCCGGTTGCCTGGTTCACAGTGAAGAAAGAGATTGAACCCGTGGATATTGATGATCTGCAAGAGGCCTACGACGAGATCTACGAATCTGTCGGTGAGGAAATTCTCGAGTACTACCAGACACCGTGCCCAGACTGCGATAACATGGCGGATGCGATGTACTACTTCTGGGTGAAGGAGATCGAGTGCCTGAACTGCGGCCACGATATTCCCCTGTTCAAGGGCTACTACTTCGCTAATTCCCGTTCCTCCAACGACAGCTACAAGAATGTTCTCTGCCCGGACTGCTGGACCGTCCAGCAGACAGACGACCACACTACGGAGACAACATGCGTGGACGACAGCTGCGGGAATAAGTTCATGCCCAAGGAGGGGACCGCTTCAGGACAGAATTATACCTGTCCTGATTGCGGTGTCCGGAGTAAGATTATCGACGCCACGAAACGCTTTGGCAAGCCAGATTCCCAGATGTATGCAGTGGAATACTACTGCGATTCCTGTGACGATAAAGGATACAAAGACCCCACTGACCACGATTTAGAGCTCTACGAGAGTGCTAGCAAGGAGTTGGAGGAAGAGTGGGACGAGCTGCCGATCCCAGAGCAGGACCGGTACCAGGGGAGCAGTGACCGTGCTTGGAACCACGGCTATCACAAGTACCACCAGATGTTCAACGACCGGCAGCTGTTGCTGCTGGGCCGGCTCCTCAACGAGATCGACGACATCGAGGATCAGAACGTGAAGGAGTTCCTGCTCACCACGTTCTCCGCCATGCTGGAGTCGAACAACATGTTCTGCATGTACAACCGGGTGGCGAACAAGCTTGAGCCTATTTACAACTATAACACGATTATCGCCCGGCACACACCTGTTGAAGGGAATGTCTGGGGCAGTGATTACGGTCGTGGTACCTTCAAGGGGATGTTCGATAAAACGAAGGCCGCGAAGGAGTGGTGTCAGAGCCCGGTCGAGAAATACATCGACGAGGACGGGAACTCTCAGGATAAGCAGATGCAGACTCCGGTAGAGGGTGTCCTTGTGGACGATGCCTCTCACCTAGGAGAGGAGGGGAATTCCTTCTTACGCTGTGGAACCTCTGAGTATCTACCTATCGAAGACAAATCAGTAGACGCGATCATCACGGATCCCCCATACTACGACAACGAAATGTATGCCGAGCTCTCGGACTTCTATTACGTCTGGCTACACGAGGTTCTCAGCGACACCTACGACCACTTCCAAGGAGAACGTACGCCGAAGAAGAGCGAGGCCGTTGTCGACCCGGCGAAAGATGTCGAGGACAAGAGAACCGAGGAGCACTACATCGAGACACTGACGAACGTCTTCAACGAATCCCGTCGGAAACTGGCTGACGACGGTATTATGGCCTTCACCTTCCACCACAAGGAGACCGAGGCCTGGGGTTCAACGCTCCAATCCGTACTTGATGCTGACTTCTACATTAGCGCTCTCTACCCTGTAAACAGTGAGACTCGTGGAGGTACCAGGCACGGAAGAGCAACCGTCGACTACGACACCATTATCGTCTGCAGGAAACGCCAAGAAGATCCCAAGGAGGTCTCTTGGAAGTCGCTTGAGGACGATATATACTTCCGGGCAGAGGATGAGATCGACCGACTGGAGCAAGCAGGTCGCCGCTTGACTGGAGGTGATATCTTCGTGGTGGCGATGGGGAAGTGCCTGGAGATCTTCTCGAAACACTATCCGAACGTCACTCGTGACGGAGAGCAGATGGACGTGGTCGAGGCTGTCGACGCTATCAAAGAAATCGTCGACGAACAACTGCTCGAGGAACGATTCCAGATTCTGAGCGAGGAAATGGATCCTCTCAGTGCAGTCTATCTAACCCACGTTTTGGGCCGAGGCGAGGAATTATCTTTCAACGCCCTCAATAAGGATCTTCGACAGAGAGGAGTCGACGTGGCTGAATTGGTTCATGAAGATCTACTGGAACAACAAGGTGACGACTTGGTCATTCTAGATCCGTTTGAACGGGCTGACTGCCTGGAAAACAAGAACGAACCACTGTCGATTGACAAGGCCCACTATCTGTACTACCTCTTCGAGACCGACCAGTTAGCCAAGCGATTCGGGAAATGGACTGATGAAGGTGCGATCAACGCGCTTCACAGGCTCTCAGAGATCGAAGGGGACGATGACTACGATGATATCGCTGAATACGTGAAGGAGCAATCCGACACTCAGCTGGAGATTGAGGACTTCCGCTGA
- a CDS encoding alkaline phosphatase: protein MKFKTEVLTNLVDAEDPIDPVWEAVWNIWAPAGDDIASHYSRESQMVEYERLLLDVYSEFYTEILADRCVNQASMTVPEDGALVMMDSMSVREASLFVQLLEDEASELSVGYSYSTVPSETMPFRDRVGYSDLKKEYKTASVQSQEPSLDGDEQIIWSRYPDALLENIQEGRTKLSSIEEMYEKSETALRNIINQLDTDSLVITSDHGYARLDSGHTFQISDRQKTRLQNTFSGRFESVGNVNADDLVEDGLVVEADGYYMPIGRYTWPAGGKYSNFQHGGLSVSECITPRINVNL, encoded by the coding sequence GTGAAGTTCAAGACTGAGGTCCTCACCAATTTAGTCGACGCCGAGGACCCAATTGATCCGGTATGGGAGGCAGTCTGGAACATCTGGGCTCCTGCCGGAGATGATATCGCCTCGCACTATAGTCGGGAGTCGCAAATGGTGGAGTATGAACGCCTGCTTCTCGATGTCTACAGCGAGTTCTATACTGAGATCCTGGCAGACAGGTGTGTAAACCAGGCCTCCATGACCGTTCCCGAGGATGGAGCATTGGTTATGATGGACTCAATGAGTGTCCGAGAGGCCTCCCTCTTCGTACAGTTGTTGGAGGACGAAGCCAGTGAGCTGTCGGTCGGTTACTCGTATTCGACTGTTCCTTCCGAGACAATGCCTTTCCGAGATAGAGTAGGTTACTCCGATCTGAAGAAAGAGTACAAAACTGCCAGCGTACAGAGCCAAGAACCATCCCTGGATGGTGACGAGCAAATCATCTGGAGCCGGTACCCTGACGCCCTTCTCGAGAATATTCAGGAAGGAAGGACCAAATTGTCCTCCATCGAGGAGATGTACGAGAAGTCAGAGACAGCACTCCGCAACATCATCAACCAGCTGGATACAGACTCCTTGGTGATCACCTCAGACCACGGGTACGCCCGATTGGACTCCGGTCACACCTTCCAAATTTCAGACCGACAGAAAACCCGTCTCCAGAACACATTTAGTGGACGGTTCGAAAGTGTTGGGAACGTCAACGCTGACGACCTCGTGGAGGATGGTCTTGTCGTGGAGGCAGATGGGTACTACATGCCCATCGGGCGGTACACTTGGCCTGCCGGAGGGAAGTACTCGAATTTCCAGCACGGTGGTCTCAGCGTATCCGAGTGCATTACGCCCCGGATTAACGTCAATCTCTAA